Below is a window of Oncorhynchus clarkii lewisi isolate Uvic-CL-2024 chromosome 19, UVic_Ocla_1.0, whole genome shotgun sequence DNA.
CAGCCATGTGATAGggtggctgggggtagaagagttTTGATCCAGTTTTGAGCTCATCTAATGACTAGTCTGGTTTATTTCACATAGACATTCAACAtagacacacactctcactctcaggCCTCCCCTCACATCATGTAAAAGCACTAGAGAGGGTAAAGTCCAAGTGAAGAGGCCCTAGCTTGTATTTTACAGCCCATTTCTGATGTAATACGTCTATCTTTTTTCATGGCTCAGGAATCTTTCCTTACACCTCTAGAGACCTGTAAaattccatctctgtctttgtctctgaggTCCCTCCAGGCAAGTGCTTCTTTACGTAACCCCAGTAATGTCACATCACCTCAAACAGACACACATTTTTATACACAGGCTGTCGGTTGCCTGCACTGCTCTGACACACTCTGCAATTTACTTTACCATCTGGATCCAGTATCAAGGAAGACACACTGAATaagatgtgtatgtgtgtgtgtgtttgatgaagTGTGTTACCTGTCCTCGTTGTGATTCAGTCCTGGCTAGGAAACCTATAGGTCCCCATGTCGCAGCAGGAGAGCCTCGTGAGGGAGGTGATTATTTCATGGCTGACAGCGATTAATACAaaaaaagggaaagggagagtagTTAGAGAGTAGTTTGAGGGAAGAAACTGGAGCTTGAACTTGCACCACACAGACATGGTCATATcatgctctctcttcctctcaaaGTCTAACTATCCCTGCTAAGATAGCTTCGGGCTTAGATTTTGTATTTCTTTTTTCGGTAAAGGTTGATGATCATTAGAAATCACAACAAAGAGGCCTGGCTGGACCAATCAGCGCACCTACCGACAGAACAAATGTTAGTCAGATAAATAAACACTGACTTTCTAGATCGTTGTAATATGACATGAAGATCACTTTTACAACAGCAGTACATAAGTTACTTGACAAGCTTTAACAAGCTTGTTATCCCACAACCAAACATGAGCAAAAAGAGAATGTTCAAGGAACATTTCCCATTAGCTGGTTAATCTAATGAGAGGACAGAAGGAGGGGGTTGGCCCAAAGATGTGAGTTGTCCCAGGTGGGTGGAAAGTTGTGAATTTGTGCTAGATGTGTTTgagaatgtgtgagtgtgtatgtgtgtgtatttgtgcgatGGGACGTCTCCATGATTGTCTGTTTCTCATTGctgtggttatgtgtgtgtgtgtgtatatatgtgagGGTATACCTTTTGGGAAACACACCTCTTGACAGGTGAAAAGCACACACACCTGGGCAGGCACCGATGCCCAGATGGAGGCTTGCACAGTGACAGCTGGTGTGCCACTGCCTCTGGGCATCTTAGTCACCAATGGGCACAGATACCGGTGGTGTGGAACTGTGATGCCATGTTTACACCGGACACTTTAGCCAGACTGCAACTGTATTTAGTTGTCATAGTGTTTCCAACAATAAGACATCACATATTTTCTGTGATAAAAAGTGTTACTGGATTTTCCAGGGGAATAAGCTCTGGTAATATTTACGTAAATAACATTTCTAATAGCCAAGGAGTATTTTGAGGAAGAGTAACTTTTGAAACAGCTTTCCTTCCAAAAAGTGGAGAGTGGGACATCGTCACCCATAATCACTGCAACAGATGATTAGAAATGATGGCCAATGATTATATGATTTTTTGGAAGGAAAGTTGTTTCAAAATGCAGCTTGACTTCTCTGGATGGACAAATGTTTTACCCATGGCGGGTAGGCACTTTCATAGCCAATGTGTGGGTTTATCACCAGGTAGTCAGTTTTACTTCATACTCTCAGTCTCGTCATACAACACAGTTGTGCCTGATTCCCAGTAAAGGACGTGGTGTCCCCATTGTATGACTGTACTGTCACCCAACACTATGTCTGGTGctggttgatctctctctccatcgctctctctctccctctctctgtttgtgtatgtgtgtgtgtgcccctcaTGCCTCGTTCACTGTGCCAGCACCTCATTAGCACTATATGTAAATGAATTGGCACCAGACCAGAGGGTCACAGCACAAAATGGAGACTGGATAATGACACAATgacacatctgtgtgtgtgtgtgtgtgtgtgtgtgtgtgtgtgtgtgtgtgtgtgtgtgtgtgtgtgtgtgtgtgtgtgtgtgtgcttgcgtgtgtgtgtgtgtgtgtaaatttcAATGCTTATAGACTGCACAGTGTCTAGTGCCAATGTAAAAAGAGAGAGCATCCCGTCAACCCAGTGGTGCTGGTGAATTTTAAATCCCATATCCTCTTTCCTTTAACCTTTATTACTGAGACATTGCTTGTGATATTGTTAAACAGTTGTTTCTCCTTGGAAGTCTTTAAATAGGATTAATGCAGCATTTACTCCCCGGATAACAATGTTTAGATTAATGTGCAATCTCATAGAATTCCCCTCTTTCACAGTTCATAATGCCAATACAACATCTAGGCTCTTTAGCTGTCAATGTGAACAATTAACTAtagttactacacacacacacacacacacacacacacacacacacactttccacaTGGCTTTATTTTATGATGCTGAGAACCTGCATATGATTCCACAACCCAAATGCATGTTCACCATTTTACCTTTGTCAGTGTCTTTCCATTCATaagtttgttgttgttttccctTCTTCTTTTCTGTCCGCCTGTTTATTTTGTCCGTTCGTAAAAAGAGGCCGTTATTTCTCCCCTCAGGCGAGAGACGAAGACGGCCGTGGTGAGAAATTACCCCAGCACAGCTATTCTAAGGATACGCCCAGGCTTGTCTTCAAGACAAACAGCGATGTGCTTGTAAGGACTAAAACGTTTAACAAAGATAGAGTTTAAGTTTTTGATGGCTAGAAATGTAATGACATATTTTGATATTAATGACTGTTTGATGTGTTGAATAATGTAAAGAGGTTTGTTTTTAGAGAATGTACTGTTAGCCTTTAGTTATATATAAAACAATTACATTGATTTAAAGTGAATCACATACTTTTTTCATTCAAAttgttttattttctcattttcaTTTTGCATTGTGTTAGATTCAGATGTTGTGTTCTCTCTTCATAGATCCATAATGAGGAATTTTCTGCCAATTTTATCTTGACCATTGTTTTTGGTGACATTTCAATACATTTCAATCCAGTAATAGAATTGGACATGCGGTTCACATGTAAAGATTAGCTCTACAACATTGGCCATTTTCTATTTGAATCGTGTCAGGTTCAATGAATGCATTTACATGATTTGTGATGGAATATACCCACTTTGTTTTGCAAGCTTCATAAGATCATCATGATCCAGATATTGTACCCCCAGCAGATACTGGTCCccataatataatttcccaaatAATACATTCCACCGCATCAGATATTGTTCCTCCAGCACATACTATCACACACAGTATCAGAAACTGTTCCCTTGCTGATCACTTTGTTAAGTGTTTAACCAGATGGTTAGCGAGATGGACAGGTTTTCAAAAACGCCTGAATTCTCTAGACAAACTAGAAATCAGTAttacaacccaaccaagccgcactgcttgttgacacaatgcccacttaacccagaagccagctgcaccattGTGTCaaaggaaacaccatacacctggcaaccgtgtcagcatgcattgcACCCAGCCTACCACAGGGGTCGCTGTGGTGAGGACGTccctcccggccaaaccctcccctaaccagacaccgctgggtcaattgtgcgccaccccatgggtctcccggtcacagccagctatgacagagcctggactcaaacccagaatgtctagtggcacagctagcactgcgatgtagtgccttagacaactgcaccactcgggaggcccaggtAGCTTGGTATTACCTACAGCAAAGCAAATGGTTAAACCGAGCCAGAGCGACCGCCAGTATGATGGCTGTGGTTGAAATAAATGACCATAATTACATTCAACTGCAAACATCTTTGTGCAGGAGAGGatgtgagtagagagagagaaaaaataactCCATTAGGGTAATGCACAGTGAAATTTTACTCACAGTGCAGAAAGTCGTTAATTGCTCTCCATCTGTCTTCTTTTTTAGCCCAAGAAAATGTCAACACATTTATAATTTAAAATATCCAGGCTTACCATCATTGAACCCAACTCTCAGAGCACTTTtcagactttaaaaaaatatatggctCATTGTGTACTAAATGGACAGTTGAAAAAGAAGACTACTGATATCAAGGCTAAAGGGCTGACTATTGATCACTCACCTGTACGAGTACCGAGCTACAGtatcaacctggactcagggctAGACGTAACATTAATTTGTGGATATCCAttatccatttcgtatgatatatAGAGAAACAAAGTGAGTAGTTGCAAAGTTTCTAAtttgctaaaatgctaaagttgtctgtgatgagatttgaacacgtaaccttctgtcttatgtacctataccaaacgtaacatatcatactaatttgagtgtacCAGAttttgtttactatgttacgtctagtctatgaaacCAGGCTGACAGTATATGGAACACTAGTCTTTGGTCCTGTAATGCTGCGCCACTATAACAGTAAAGAGCACTACAGATATGGTCTCTGATGGTCATATCTACATTATGACAGCCTTTCTAACAGTGGCCATTTGACTGAAATCTAGTGATGGAGGAGACCTCTGTTTAACATTAAAATCCAATTATGGATGAGATTGTCATTGACTGATTTGTCCATCTCTTTGACATGTGTGATCTGTCAGTTGAGAGACGGGGAAGAGATGGAAAAGAGAGATTAAAGAAGAGTGAATGAATCAGGGTGGCCTATCAACTGAGATCTAAGTACTTTATGGAAAATCTAGTTTAGTGAAAAATTAGGTACAAATCAATGAATCAGGCCAGGGTTCAGAGGAGGATGACACAAGAGTAGCATATTATTATGAGGGTTCCATGACCGTTCCAAATCTGAAGTTGCcatgacgtgtgtgtgtttgcgtgcttgtgtgcgtgttcaaatcaaattttgactCAAGTGTGGCAGGCATATATGTGAGCGCTGAAACATCAAATGGTTAGGATCATAAGGatcatacagtacatgtatgtcTGTGAGCCGAACCTAATCGTCTTCCAGTAGCATCCCACAATTTATTAGCATTCAACAAGGGGGATtatggtgtgtgtgatggatggaCGGTCGTTCGTGGGTCTGACAGCTGATTAATGCTTTAATTATCTTCAGTGAGTCGCTGTCACGTCCTTCTGAGCTGGGAGAGTGAGTTGTGTGCCCGGGCTGTACCCATCTCCCTGGCCCACCCATTGCCATCCACTcaccagggtcatgttcattatctcaGGTACACTAATGAAACTAACCGTATGGAAACGAACAGCCACATGATGATTGAACATTCACAGTGAGCATTTTGGAAACTTTTGTAGCCAGTGAAAAATATCCTGGCATCACAAGGCCCTGGCATCCCACAGTGTTGACAAGCTGTGCCAGGCTGCTCCTCTGCCCTGTGTGTAATGCCCCCGGGGTTGTGTTCGATAATCACATTCCATTTAAACACAGTCAATTCCACTTTAATGCATTCAATTCTACTTGAATGCAGTCATGTCCATTTTAATGCAGTCAATTCATTAATCAGAATCTTTTTTATGCAATAAAAATATCCAAAACACTCATATTAAAGTTGCACACCAGTAGTGAATAGCGATGCATCATAGCACCCACCTAGGTGGTTCTCAGCAGCCATTTTCACCAGAACATGTAAAACTCCACCCAGCTGTCACTCTCACTTCCATGCCCCCTACTGGCAGCTTGTTCTCTTGTCTCCGTCTGTCCATCTCACCCAGCCACCACATTCATCTACCCCCACTTATGATCATTCCTTACAGGGAAAACCTTTTACTTGAGGCTGTTATGTCCTGCGGCTGTGCCTGTGGCCACTGTCACACACGGCTCAGTGGATTCAGGTTTATCGGAGTGGTTCCTCCTTATGAAGGAAGTTTAAGAGGTGGAAACTCCATGGCAGGTGTAAATGTGAATTACATGTCTGGACAAAGTGTTTTTCATTCAAAAGCTTTAAGTACGCCGATCCAGATTTGCACTCACGTTTAAAGCCAGTTGAAAGCTACTTCTTCCTCAAGTTGTAATCATTCATCAATATGTTaccatgtgttgtacattacctGTACCTGAAGGGTCATAGCAGTGTGAAGTTAGTATGaaaatctctctgtctccctcactacATATAGACTATATATGTGCCATTATGCAATGGAAGCACAAAAATACAGATGGGTTTCAGTAATGCGGATACAAACAAAATTAATGCggtgtaacaaaacaaaatttGACCAGTTAATTTAATTACAATCCAGGTTTTAGTGTACCTAATCTGCAGATACTGTATGAGGCTGAGAGATTACATTCTGCTTACCAAAGTGGTTTGAATAACCACATGGCAAAAGGGCAATGTTGCTGACTTTTTTTAACTGCTTATGTGTTGTATCTCTAATGCATTCTACCTGATGATGTCTTTTGTCTTGTGTTTTGTGTTACAGGTGTGTGACTGGTGCAAACACATCCGCCACACCAAGGAGTACCTGGACTTTGGTGCTGGTGAACGGAGGCTGCAGTTCTGTAGTGCCAAATGCCTGAACCAGTACAAGATGGATATCTTTTACAAAGAGACTCAGGCGGCGCTGCCAGGGGGCCTGTGTAACCCAGGACACGGACCTGTGGAGGGCAAGTCGGAGAGCAGCACCGGGGCGCAGCTCCTCACCCCCGAGTCCTGGGGCACGCCCTTGGGTGACTTACGTCGCAAAGCCCCTTCCCCTGGGGGAAACCCCTCTGTGCCAGTCCCCTCCAGCTCCACCGCTGCCTCTCCCTCTGAGACAGGCACTGTCTGCTCCCCTTCCTCCAAAAACCCCACGCCCAGACCCCACGAGAGCCCCACCTTACCCCCTCCCTCACACCCCTCTCTGCACTCTCCCATGGGAGTCCCCTTGGGTAGCCCCCCAATGGTGATGACGCCCCGGGGACCAGTGCCCCTGCCCTTCTTCATGGAGCACCAGATGATGCAGCAGATGCGGCCACCTTTCCTCCGCCCACCTCCCCACGGCCCAGGCCCTAATAGCCCCCTGTCCAACCCCATGATCCCTGGCATCggaccaccaccacccctgccgAGAAACCTGGGTCCACCATCCAGCCCTATGCACAGGACACAGTTCTCACCCCACCACCATCCCTCTAACAACCCCAACCTGGGAGGGAACCCCCCAGGGATGATGCCACCCCATCCAGGCCTACACATACCCGGTTTTCCCTTCCACTCCAACATGATGCCAAACGGGCCCATGCTTATGCCACCCATGATGAATTTTGGTATGCCTTCCCTCGCCCCTCTGGTTCCCCCGCCAACCCTGCTGGTCCCTTACCCTGTAATCGTGCCCTTGCCGGTGCCCATCCCTATTCCCATACCCTTCCCCTTCAACCCCAAGACCTCCAAGGACAAacccagcaacaacaacaaccccaTTCCCAGTGCATCAGGGGAGGACcacaggcccttctcccctggttCCTCCAGAGGGGATCACAAGTTTGGGCCCTCCAGTTCCGGGGTGCACTCCCCAGGCTTCTCTGGCTACAATCTGGCCCGCTTTGGCTCTGAGAGGAGTAGGACTGACGTGGTGGACCTGACCGTGAAGACTGAGAGTCCGGGGTGTGCCTCCACCACGGCCTCCCTTCCAGAGGGCGTGATCGACCTGACTCTGGGCCGGCGATCGCGGCTGCAGCAGGTCATCCAGCGGGTGGTGCCCAGTGTCCAGGTAAAGGTGGAACGAGATGGGGACTCAACCAGCCCCCCACCTTCTGGACCATCCCCTCTGAATGCATCTGGGCAGGGGAAGGGGGACAGCAGCCTAGAGGACATGAGCCAGGAGGTCAGGGAGGCCATTAGTGACTCTCTGGAGCCAGGCTTCCTGCCTTGTAGCCAGGCCACATCACCATCCCCAAAGCCAAACCAAAACTCCTACAATACCCAGCTAACAAATCACCCTGGCACACCACGGACCCACCCCTGCAGCCCACCTGCCCCCTGTGATGTCATAGTAAATGGCAGCAGTCAACACACAGACGGCCCCAGCCGGAGCACACTACCCACACCTCTGTCTGACCCTGgccggagaggaggaggaggttgcgGCGAACCAGCCAACTGCGAGCTGGAGCTGGAGGCGCTGAAGGAAAACAGCTGCTTGGTGCCAGAGTGGGAACCAGGTAAGAGGGGCCCAAGTGAGGAGGCAGTGCAGGGGGGCACTTGGGAAGGCAAGCTGGAAGCCAACGGCAATCTTATGGATCTGGACGATGATGACGACCACGCCTATGCACTGCTGCTGCCCAAGGCTGGCTGTGTCATCCAGCCCCTGCCAAAGCCCAGCGACAAGACGGACATCGTGTCATGCAGCATCAGCGCTCCCCTGGCAGCAGGGGCAGGGAGCCCCGAGCTGGAGCCGCCGCTAAAGAGGAGGTGCCTGCGAATACGCAATCAGAACAAATGAGGCAGAAAAGGTTGGTCTCATGGCGCCCTCTACTGAGGACTCAAGGTGGTCCCCCTCCCATCATCTCTGCCCTGTACCTGTCCCTAAGGGTGGTGTGGAAATATCACAAAAATATCAAACAGTCTGACAGTTTTTCAAAAAGCCCTTGAAAACATAAAGATGTCCGGTTTAACTCTGTGTAGGGTATTTTGTGTTTGTGCTGCTTTGCAGCATATTTTGATGCAAGCAATTGCACTGTTTGATCATATTGTTTAAATATACAGACTTTTCTTCATCAAACATAAAATGACCTTTTTTGTCAGCATAGATGCAATGTTTCCCTCACCACTGCCATAGCTTTTGACCTGATCTGAGAGAGGGTGCTGACACAAATGTACAACCATGAAGGAAGATATACTCTTGATGTCAGGGTTGATAACACGCTAATGTTACTTTAGTCAAGCGTGCAGCAGTAAATCTATTGGATCTGAGCGAAAGAGATGTCTGGTTGAAAAATAGATCTGTAGAATGGGGATTCCCTTTGTCTGATCTAACATGTCTAATTCTGGATCCTCTTTCTCCTTTTCAGCTCAGACAGATTTCAGCTCAGACAGATGGCAGTAACTCCCCTACAGAATGAGGTATGCTGTTGAAGCTCTTGACAACACTAGCCTTCCACTATCCGCCCCTCGCTCCTCCACTCCATGAACCTCTCTCCCAACCAACAAGCACTCCAAATTCTAGCCTTGTCACCCTAATCTTAACAACTCGGCACAGGCTGACCACAATAACCCCTGGACCAGTGGAATTGGGACTTGGAGGCATTCACCTTTAACCCAGACCAGACGTGTTATTTTCTCTTGAGACACATTCCTTTAGCCCACattgcccctctctcccttccttccaaAGCAAATGCTCTGTCAGAtctctactgtcagactgataagCCACAATGCTAAGCCAATAGATTTACCAGCAGTTTTGTGTTTGCTGGAAGAGGCCTAAGGTAGCATTTCTAGCCAATCTGTTCCAAAGTGAAAGGTGTAGCATTTTTATGTGGCAAGAAAGTCAGGCTAAAGTCATCCCCACCCGCCCCCCACCTTCGCATGATCACAACCAGCACAAAATGCTAACCTCCAACCCCCATCCCACCATTGAGGGTGACAGGACATTTGTTTTGAACTGGAAACCAAAAAGAGACATCTCATAATGGAAGGTAACAATCAGAGGGAGACATTTTCTGAGCCTCACAGGTTGAGGAATAATAACAAGAAAAAGAGGAGCGGTGAAATCCTTGTGTTCTGACTGTAGCACACTCTATTCCTGGAGATACCAGGGGCCCCTTTGTGTCACAGAACCTTTCTCTTGTGGAGCAGTGGGGATATCTCCACAATAAAAGGAGACCTTGGCACTATTGGACTGCTCATCTTTAGTGGGTTTCATGGTCATAAAAGACAAGAATTTTCAAGTTTATCCTCACTCACTGATTTGTGGACAACAGGGTAGAGACCTCACCAGCAAATGACGGTGGGTAACTGTGGACAATGTGCAATCTCTGCCAACGTGGAGGCTATTTTGCTTCTCTGCAAGCCCCTGGTCAGACAAAATCAGATGTGTAATTCTAATTGTAATCATCACGGCtgtatttacatttttaatacCGCAATGATATTGATGATAATGATATATCTTCAGCCACATCTCTGATGTGTACAGTaaggttatggtaatgatgtgACTTTCATCATGGAAGCAAACATATGACTGCTGCTTATCACACCACAAAGGGATTGCGTCAATCGAGAGTTGAGACCACAGCCATTAGCATTGTTTCGTCACTAGTGCTCAGGGTCGTAATGTTGCACTAGGATTTATCATTGACAAGGGAAGCTGGCTCTCTTAAATCAAATTTGCTTGTCAGTCATAGATAATTCTCTGGAAACACTGGTCCAAACGTACTGTAGAACTATTTGTAAAGTCAAACTACTGAAACAAATTAATCAATTCTTTAATGAGTCAAAGATTTTGTCATATTTACATTATGATATGGGGAATCATCTCACTTCCCTGTCCTTCACcctgttcaaaatgttgtcatTTGCAAGTGTTAATCTGTCTGCATTATAACATTTTGGCAGTGTATATTTAGCTTCATTCTAGTCTATATTGCCGGTAGACACTAACagaccccccacacacactagtTGGTGCTCGGTGATCTGAAAGACTGAGAGTCTATTGAGGGACATAATGACAAACCTTATGTATTATTACCCAAAATGAGTTGCACTTACAGTACATGTTGCCAAATTGGTGGGTAGTGTACCACATGGGGGTGTCAAAAAGGCTCTAAGTTTGTCAGTTGCACAGAAAAATTAGAAAGCATCATGTTGCTTGTCAGGTTCAAATAAAATTATTTCTTTTGGTGCAAAGATTTCTCCCTATAGACTTCTGTCGACATAAAATTTGCTCTTTCGATTTTCATGCTTTATCTGTCCAGCCAAAATGTCCAGCTTCTTTGCCAACTTCTTTTTCCATCTCTCCCATTTCCCTTTGGGTCTGaaccctctttctcttcatctgaACGCAGATGGGAAGTGTAATTACACACACCAGCCAGAGCTATGGGTTACATGTTTTATTACAAAAATGGGAGAGttacacacataaacatacatacacattAATGCATTTGCAGACACGCACAGCAACGACTCACCACCCTCCATGATgtactctctcacacacgcacatgcacacacactgactaAAATGATGTTTAGAGATttattctctctccttccatgTATGGTTCCAACTGCTCTATCTTGACTTCCTCCCCGATGACAGTAGTGTTTGCTAGTGTCTGTGTATGCCAAGCAGGTGGAACCAGAGACCAATGTTCAGATTAGAGACTGTTGACTCAAAGTAAGCACTGCAATACAATCTGCCACATGGTAGTCAGGCATTTAGGCTTTGCCTGTCCTGTGCCAAGACTAGGATTCTGTGTCACAGTAATTATTTTCTTGAATTTCCAgtcttaaaaataaatatatatactgtaccagtcaaaggtttggacacacctacacattcaagggtttttctttctttttttttaactattttctacattgtagaataatagtgaagatatcaaaactatgaaggtacacatatggaatcatttggtaaccaaaaaagtgttaaacaaatcaaaaaatattttatatttgagattcttcaaaagtagcTGCCCTtcgcctcgatgacagctttgcacactcttggaattatcTCTACCAGCTTCattagtggcaggtagcctagtggttagacgttgggccagtaaccaaaaggtttatAGATCAAatcgagctgacaaagtaaaaatctgtcattctgcccttgaacaaggcagttaaccca
It encodes the following:
- the LOC139375118 gene encoding sine oculis-binding protein homolog A isoform X1 → MAEMEKEGRPPENKRSRKPAHPVKREINEEMKVRAERAHPWAGKAGDLHGNPPYSMSFAENTMNELLGWYGYDKVDLRDQDNIDIRNYPDGETHPHISVLKENSLPKIPGGSGENSDVSPNQANSTHSTPTLRNGVTESSTTPSTSTPSTREHGNMPIIVPLIPPPMIKPPADEDVSNVQIMCAWCQKVGVKRYSLNMGTELKSFCSEKCFAACRRAYFKRNKLGYVRNYSARDEDGRGEKLPQHSYSKDTPRLVFKTNSDVLVCDWCKHIRHTKEYLDFGAGERRLQFCSAKCLNQYKMDIFYKETQAALPGGLCNPGHGPVEGKSESSTGAQLLTPESWGTPLGDLRRKAPSPGGNPSVPVPSSSTAASPSETGTVCSPSSKNPTPRPHESPTLPPPSHPSLHSPMGVPLGSPPMVMTPRGPVPLPFFMEHQMMQQMRPPFLRPPPHGPGPNSPLSNPMIPGIGPPPPLPRNLGPPSSPMHRTQFSPHHHPSNNPNLGGNPPGMMPPHPGLHIPGFPFHSNMMPNGPMLMPPMMNFGMPSLAPLVPPPTLLVPYPVIVPLPVPIPIPIPFPFNPKTSKDKPSNNNNPIPSASGEDHRPFSPGSSRGDHKFGPSSSGVHSPGFSGYNLARFGSERSRTDVVDLTVKTESPGCASTTASLPEGVIDLTLGRRSRLQQVIQRVVPSVQVKVERDGDSTSPPPSGPSPLNASGQGKGDSSLEDMSQEVREAISDSLEPGFLPCSQATSPSPKPNQNSYNTQLTNHPGTPRTHPCSPPAPCDVIVNGSSQHTDGPSRSTLPTPLSDPGRRGGGGCGEPANCELELEALKENSCLVPEWEPGKRGPSEEAVQGGTWEGKLEANGNLMDLDDDDDHAYALLLPKAGCVIQPLPKPSDKTDIVSCSISAPLAAGAGSPELEPPLKRRCLRIRNQNK
- the LOC139375118 gene encoding sine oculis-binding protein homolog A isoform X2, encoding MAEMEKEGRPPENKRSRKPAHPVKREINEEMKVRAERAHPWAGKAGDLHGNPPYSMSFAENTMNELLGWYGYDKVDLRDQDNIDIRNYPDGETHPHISVLKENSLPKIPGGSGENSDVSPNQANSTHSTPTLRNGVTESSTTPSTSTPSTREHGNMPIIVPLIPPPMIKPPADEDVSNVQIMCAWCQKVGVKRYSLNMGTELKSFCSEKCFAACRRAYFKRNKARDEDGRGEKLPQHSYSKDTPRLVFKTNSDVLVCDWCKHIRHTKEYLDFGAGERRLQFCSAKCLNQYKMDIFYKETQAALPGGLCNPGHGPVEGKSESSTGAQLLTPESWGTPLGDLRRKAPSPGGNPSVPVPSSSTAASPSETGTVCSPSSKNPTPRPHESPTLPPPSHPSLHSPMGVPLGSPPMVMTPRGPVPLPFFMEHQMMQQMRPPFLRPPPHGPGPNSPLSNPMIPGIGPPPPLPRNLGPPSSPMHRTQFSPHHHPSNNPNLGGNPPGMMPPHPGLHIPGFPFHSNMMPNGPMLMPPMMNFGMPSLAPLVPPPTLLVPYPVIVPLPVPIPIPIPFPFNPKTSKDKPSNNNNPIPSASGEDHRPFSPGSSRGDHKFGPSSSGVHSPGFSGYNLARFGSERSRTDVVDLTVKTESPGCASTTASLPEGVIDLTLGRRSRLQQVIQRVVPSVQVKVERDGDSTSPPPSGPSPLNASGQGKGDSSLEDMSQEVREAISDSLEPGFLPCSQATSPSPKPNQNSYNTQLTNHPGTPRTHPCSPPAPCDVIVNGSSQHTDGPSRSTLPTPLSDPGRRGGGGCGEPANCELELEALKENSCLVPEWEPGKRGPSEEAVQGGTWEGKLEANGNLMDLDDDDDHAYALLLPKAGCVIQPLPKPSDKTDIVSCSISAPLAAGAGSPELEPPLKRRCLRIRNQNK
- the LOC139375118 gene encoding sine oculis-binding protein homolog A isoform X3 — translated: MAEMEKEGRPPENKRSRKPAHPVKREINEEMKSFAENTMNELLGWYGYDKVDLRDQDNIDIRNYPDGETHPHISVLKENSLPKIPGGSGENSDVSPNQANSTHSTPTLRNGVTESSTTPSTSTPSTREHGNMPIIVPLIPPPMIKPPADEDVSNVQIMCAWCQKVGVKRYSLNMGTELKSFCSEKCFAACRRAYFKRNKARDEDGRGEKLPQHSYSKDTPRLVFKTNSDVLVCDWCKHIRHTKEYLDFGAGERRLQFCSAKCLNQYKMDIFYKETQAALPGGLCNPGHGPVEGKSESSTGAQLLTPESWGTPLGDLRRKAPSPGGNPSVPVPSSSTAASPSETGTVCSPSSKNPTPRPHESPTLPPPSHPSLHSPMGVPLGSPPMVMTPRGPVPLPFFMEHQMMQQMRPPFLRPPPHGPGPNSPLSNPMIPGIGPPPPLPRNLGPPSSPMHRTQFSPHHHPSNNPNLGGNPPGMMPPHPGLHIPGFPFHSNMMPNGPMLMPPMMNFGMPSLAPLVPPPTLLVPYPVIVPLPVPIPIPIPFPFNPKTSKDKPSNNNNPIPSASGEDHRPFSPGSSRGDHKFGPSSSGVHSPGFSGYNLARFGSERSRTDVVDLTVKTESPGCASTTASLPEGVIDLTLGRRSRLQQVIQRVVPSVQVKVERDGDSTSPPPSGPSPLNASGQGKGDSSLEDMSQEVREAISDSLEPGFLPCSQATSPSPKPNQNSYNTQLTNHPGTPRTHPCSPPAPCDVIVNGSSQHTDGPSRSTLPTPLSDPGRRGGGGCGEPANCELELEALKENSCLVPEWEPGKRGPSEEAVQGGTWEGKLEANGNLMDLDDDDDHAYALLLPKAGCVIQPLPKPSDKTDIVSCSISAPLAAGAGSPELEPPLKRRCLRIRNQNK